The region TTAATAGGAAAGATAATtcacaaaataaaaataatactaATATTAAAGATAAAATTGATTCCATTTCTGAAGATGATAAATTAAGTCTTCAAACAGATGGTcaaacatataataataataataataaaaaaaaaaaaaaaaaatcatccgaaaataatatcataatgaatagtaataatattttattaaattataataaaaatggtCAATTATTAGATGattctttaaaattatataataacaacaataataataataataataataataataataatagtgtTCATGTTCATCACACCAACTTAAGTGATTTTAAAAATGCACATTATAAAGATAcagatataatatatgaattattattaaaatcTATAAAAGgagaaataaaattaaaagttaaaaattttgttaAGGTTCATCAAGTTGGACAAGGAGCATATGGAGATGTATGGATGGCAgaagatataataaataatcaGAGAGTAgcattaaaaaaattaaaattaaatgaagaaaaagatgGATTTGCAAAAACTTATATAAGAGAAATATCTATTTTAAATTCTTTAAAACATGAAAATATTGTTGAATTAATTGGAGTTGTACATTCTATTTTACCtatcaatttttttaatcaAACTATAATAAATCAACCTTCTCAAAATTCTAATCCTATCaatataaatcaaaatcatatttttaaaaacaatCTTTTTGATCATAATAGTTATAAAGATTTTCTTATTACTgaaaagaattatttttataataaaaaaaagttaaGTACTTTATTTATGTCACcacaaaaaagaaaattcTCAGCAAATCATGACATGTCATTTAATGAGGATATGTCATTTAATGAAGACATGTCATTTAATGAAGACATGTCATTTAATGAGGATATGTCATTTAATGAAGACATGTCATTTAATGAAGATATGTCACTCAATGAAGATATATCATTCAATGAAGACATATCATCCAATCAAGATGTGTCATCCAATCAAGATGTTTCATCCAATCAAGATGTGTCATCCAATCAAGATGTGTCATCCAATCAAAATGTATCatcaaataatttattaaaacataataatgTGGACCCATCCATTTCTCTTCCATTATCTTCTTACGAAGATACCCTTTCAAGTGATAGCACCCATTCTGACTGCTCATCCTCCACTTTATCTTCATTCCTCTCATAcgataaaaataaagaaaaaaagtCATGCATCTGGATGGTCTTTGAATATGTTCCTTTTGATCTGTCAGGATATAGTGAACTGCTTAGAGAAgaaagaaatgaaaaagaaagatATAAGTTTGCTAACTTATTCAGTATAGgtgaaataaaaaatatctttATACAATTATTAAAAGCATTAGATTATTgtcataaaaataatattatccATAGAGATATTAAAATAGCTAATTTGTTAATAGATAATAATGGAATACTAAAGCTAGCTGATTTTGGACTAGCTAGATTCCATTCTGATATTAATGCATCTAATATGACAAATAGAGTTATTACATTATGGTATAGACCACcagaattattattaggttctgaaaattatatgtcATCTGTTGATATGTGGAGTTGTGGTTGTGTATTAGCAGAATTATTAACTAGCAATCCTTTATTTTCTGCTGAAAATGAAAcagatatattaaaaattattgtTAATAAGTTAGGGTTTCCAAATGATAGAGAtctaaaatatttaaaaaatttaccTTATTGGAATTTATTGAAATTAAATCCTATACATccaaataatataaatcataatataaatcataataaaaaaatagaaacAGAAAGTTCTATAAGAAATATACCTGGTGTAGGAGATCTAGGATTAGATCTTATCAAAAAATGTTTAAAGTGGAATCCATATGAAAGAATCACAGCTAGTGACGCGCTTAATCATCCATGGTTTAAGATACAACCATTGTCTGAAAAAATACATcaaagaaataatattaaagCAGCTCATAGTTTTATGAccaaaaattataaaaaaagggACATACCcaaaaataattattctaaaattaatgaaaattttagatatataaatgtagGCAATTACAGAAGGGCTTATCTTCTaagtaaatataatgatcACCTTTTATATCTTAACTCACGTTCATCAAAGAGGGATATACTAAAGGACCAGCCTCTTCACCAGGGTAATCAAAAGGGAtaatatgtgtatatatatatatgtatatatgtatatatgtatatatatatatatatatttgtttattcatttaatttttttattatttatttatttatttttttttttcagtTGATAAGAAGACAGAAgaatataaagaaaaagataaagaaaaagataaGGAAAAAGATAAGGAAAAAGATAAGGAAAAAGATAAAGAAACCAAAGCGGAAACGAAAAATATAGAACACAAGGATAAGAAACATAAAGAATTAgtaaatattaaaaaggaAGATGAAACACGACAAAGTAAAAAATGTAAAGTCGAATCTGTCACCGATTACAGTGATAGAGGagaaaatttaaaaacCCCTTTTGATAATGccataaaaaaaaatgaacacAAATTAAATTCAAATAAGTCAGATGTAGACAAAACTAGGAAATCAGTTACCATGTCAAGAGACGGAAGCTTAAGAAGGAAGGAAAGAAAGACAATAGCAGTGGTAAAATATTATGACCATAAAACGaaagaatataattataGCCATAGCCCAAGTCATGCCAAAAAGTACAACAATGAAAAAAGggaaaaggaaaaaaaaactgAAGGTTTAGATTATAGGAGGGAAAGCAACAACTATTTTGGAAGAAGCAGAGAAGGTGTAGATGATAGGAGAAGATATTCAACCATTTGTAAAATAGGTTATAACAATGCAGATGGGTATAGGGATAGAATAAGTCACAGGAGTAGGGAAAGGGAGTGGTATAAAAAATCATACGGAAGAAGGAGTAGAGATAGAGAAAGAGATAGAGAAAGAGACAGAGATAGAGATAGAGAAAGAGATAGAGAACGAGATAGAGAAAGAGATAGAGATAGAGATAGAGACAGAGATAGAGAAAGAGATAGAGAAAGAGAAAGAGATAAAGATAGAGAAAGGGATAGAGAAAGAGATAAAGATAGAGAAAGGGATAGAGAAAGAGATAAAGATAGAGAAAGGGATAGAGAAAGAGAACGAGAAAGAGAACGAGAAAGAGACCGAGAAAGAGAACGAGAAAGAGAACGAGAAAGAGACCGAGAAAGAGAACGAGATAGAGAACGAGATAGAGAACGAGATAGAGAACGAGATAGAGAACGAGATAGAGACCGTGATCGagataaagaaaaagaaaaagaaaagaaaagagataaagataaagaaaatgataaaaataaagaagcTGATCATAAAAAGACGACGAATGAAAGTCATCAAGCGAACGatcaaaaaaaacataaattaGATATTGAAGAATTAAGGGttgaaaagaaaaagaaaatataaaaaaaaaaaaaaaaaaaaaaaaattttatatattgatatatatttacataataaatgatataattaaataaatatatattttttattttaaattattaaacttattataaacatatatgGCATAATATATGCCCctaaatttttttttgctttattataaaaaaaaaaaaaaatatatacatatataaataaatatatatatatatatatatatatatatattggTAGACgtgtttaaaaaaaaaaaaaacgaCAGGGTgtattaattatataataaatgttatattcacttaacaaaaaaaaaaaaaaaaatatacatacatatatatatatatatatatatatatatatatatatatatatatttaatttgttACAACTAATAATTTCGCTTCATTTtatctttaatattttaatcAAGCCCCACTTAATAAACTccttataatattttcttttgCTGATGATATGGCTTGATTTAATGGTGTATGTTGTTCTTGTATATCACTTTCATTCATATACAATctattaataataacattaGCATTTGTTTCCATAATAATACCACTATCTGCAATTTCATctaatattaaataaacaGAATCTAATTTATCTATTAGTTGTTTTTTTCCTATATgattatttgttatattatttaatgcTTGATGTACTGTTTCTataatttcatataaaataatttcattatcattatcatcaccaataatatatattacaatatCATTAACAGGTAAACAcaatataacatatttatttaataataatatttctgtttcatttgaataatttaaacctaatttttttatcttttctGTTATATCCTTTTCAAATAATTTCTGATCTTCTACTGTTTTAAAATCATTATAAGTGTCCATACCATAATTTAATGATTCATAACTACAATTAAAATTTTGTGATTTCTCttctttaaatattaatttatcattataatattttactGCAATTCTATTTCCATCACTAtctaatattattataccTTCTAACTGCTTTATCGACACgcttttcattttataaaaacaaatcaaacattatatataaataaataaataaatatatatatatatatatatatatatatatatatatatatatatatataaatatatgttgccctttatataataaataaataattatacatataataatatttttataaaaaatatggagatggtaaaatattaatatatggacagaaaaaattcatttattttaaaaaactatatatttttatataatatataatattatttatttatttttatatattaaatataaatattatgcATTAAAAAACTATATCATCatgtaaataaaattatatattatttttatattcataaaattaaataaatatatatatatataaataaacCTTATGaaattcaaaaatatttaaattagattgaattgtattattttatatatatatataatatattataatacaaaataaaaataaaataataaattattatatatatatgtagtatatatgtttacatatatatatattacgCTTCATggttttata is a window of Plasmodium gaboni strain SY75 chromosome 4, whole genome shotgun sequence DNA encoding:
- a CDS encoding cdc2-related protein kinase 3 — translated: MNVKDVDTLLNIFRGGPGVHTCSGIENYFLESSTLDYDIKKEFIKNLENPTCLSKFCMLKRKLVYDFFLVKKEIVKKKLWTCIESIINKLNDDDIIKVHRYLKKESGNVIHTFLNNLHLNKDLETKGRRRRRRRKKNIYILKKRKGKKKNNHDIQHNNFNINSNKLYCNLPINLNLEHIFWNHINIKNYKKKYFYYINKNINSLWKVYLSYNMLNINKCERKDIIKNILHTLLKKEYEQLNCFEWDSKVLLYKLLKKEDSKNISLENYIENDDIISNSTNHFDNNVDIYLNRKDNSQNKNNTNIKDKIDSISEDDKLSLQTDGQTYNNNNNKKKKKKSSENNIIMNSNNILLNYNKNGQLLDDSLKLYNNNNNNNNNNNNNNSVHVHHTNLSDFKNAHYKDTDIIYELLLKSIKGEIKLKVKNFVKVHQVGQGAYGDVWMAEDIINNQRVALKKLKLNEEKDGFAKTYIREISILNSLKHENIVELIGVVHSILPINFFNQTIINQPSQNSNPININQNHIFKNNLFDHNSYKDFLITEKNYFYNKKKLSTLFMSPQKRKFSANHDMSFNEDMSFNEDMSFNEDMSFNEDMSFNEDMSFNEDMSLNEDISFNEDISSNQDVSSNQDVSSNQDVSSNQDVSSNQNVSSNNLLKHNNVDPSISLPLSSYEDTLSSDSTHSDCSSSTLSSFLSYDKNKEKKSCIWMVFEYVPFDLSGYSELLREERNEKERYKFANLFSIGEIKNIFIQLLKALDYCHKNNIIHRDIKIANLLIDNNGILKLADFGLARFHSDINASNMTNRVITLWYRPPELLLGSENYMSSVDMWSCGCVLAELLTSNPLFSAENETDILKIIVNKLGFPNDRDLKYLKNLPYWNLLKLNPIHPNNINHNINHNKKIETESSIRNIPGVGDLGLDLIKKCLKWNPYERITASDALNHPWFKIQPLSEKIHQRNNIKAAHSFMTKNYKKRDIPKNNYSKINENFRYINVGNYRRAYLLSKYNDHLLYLNSRSSKRDILKDQPLHQDKEKDKEKDKETKAETKNIEHKDKKHKELVNIKKEDETRQSKKCKVESVTDYSDRGENLKTPFDNAIKKNEHKLNSNKSDVDKTRKSVTMSRDGSLRRKERKTIAVVKYYDHKTKEYNYSHSPSHAKKYNNEKREKEKKTEGLDYRRESNNYFGRSREGVDDRRRYSTICKIGYNNADGYRDRISHRSREREWYKKSYGRRSRDRERDRERDRDRDRERDRERDRERDRDRDRDRDRERDRERERDKDRERDRERDKDRERDRERDKDRERDRERERERERERDRERERERERERDRERERDRERDRERDRERDRERDRDRDRDKEKEKEKKRDKDKENDKNKEADHKKTTNESHQANDQKKHKLDIEELRVEKKKKI
- a CDS encoding putative coatomer subunit zeta; this translates as MKSVSIKQLEGIIILDSDGNRIAVKYYNDKLIFKEEKSQNFNCSYESLNYGMDTYNDFKTVEDQKLFEKDITEKIKKLGLNYSNETEILLLNKYVILCLPVNDIVIYIIGDDNDNEIILYEIIETVHQALNNITNNHIGKKQLIDKLDSVYLILDEIADSGIIMETNANVIINRLYMNESDIQEQHTPLNQAISSAKENIIRSLLSGA